A DNA window from Leptolyngbya sp. KIOST-1 contains the following coding sequences:
- a CDS encoding DUF5674 family protein has protein sequence MIHIIRQRAEPEQMRQMLEALGIYIKLAVDVERRILAGGGELHADCELVLLDDGSQQRQVWGADWYPLSQTVGYESLINIRPSANNRSMTIQDSGLRDDIRQLVQSILGDVQWQ, from the coding sequence ATGATCCACATCATTCGCCAAAGAGCGGAACCTGAGCAGATGCGCCAGATGCTGGAGGCGCTGGGAATTTACATTAAACTAGCGGTAGATGTTGAGCGCCGTATCCTAGCTGGAGGAGGCGAGTTGCACGCAGACTGTGAGCTAGTCCTGCTGGACGATGGCAGCCAACAGCGCCAGGTCTGGGGTGCGGATTGGTATCCGCTCAGCCAAACAGTGGGCTACGAGTCGCTGATTAACATTCGCCCCAGCGCCAACAACCGTTCGATGACAATTCAAGATTCTGGTTTGCGGGACGATATCCGCCAGCTTGTGCAGTCTATCTTGGGCGACGTTCAATGGCAATAA
- a CDS encoding Arm DNA-binding domain-containing protein — translation MTSTTTRRHRKAKSGSVTIRSSNNRLQLVFTHGEKRHFVSLGLSNTPLNRKTAQDKAFEVQRDIEYGEFDPTYQKYKIRSPETTSGSLGKVAKSGSKLLALWERYVEYLTPNASPKTINGTYNPVTAHIGRCKTDGLVDPLKFRQQLLKATTQSQARRTLMQLSAACNWGIQHKLVASNPFQGMYLALDPTKPLPPVAYSVEERDRIIEAFEAHQGKGITYQHYAPFVKFLFWTGCRPCEAIGLRWGSVAEDCSKVHFHESIVEVSGKKERREETKTSVRRWFTCPGRLQQLLQSIKPDECLPEDLVFRAPKGGIISEKNFHQRAWSTVTTALGLNEKDGATMTPYNCRDTFITLQALAGHSSTTIARWVGNSSKVIEERYLDRLKMDKLRPTDV, via the coding sequence ATGACTTCGACCACCACACGCAGGCATCGGAAAGCCAAGTCAGGCTCCGTCACAATCCGTAGCTCCAACAACCGTTTACAGCTGGTCTTCACCCATGGGGAGAAGCGCCATTTCGTGTCGCTGGGCCTGTCCAATACGCCGCTTAATCGCAAGACGGCCCAGGACAAAGCCTTCGAGGTACAGCGAGATATCGAGTACGGTGAGTTTGACCCGACCTACCAGAAGTACAAGATTCGTAGCCCTGAGACCACGTCTGGATCGCTTGGCAAGGTGGCTAAGTCAGGGTCTAAACTGTTGGCGCTCTGGGAGCGCTACGTGGAGTACCTGACGCCTAACGCTTCTCCCAAGACGATCAACGGCACCTACAACCCCGTCACCGCCCACATCGGTCGGTGTAAGACAGATGGGTTGGTAGACCCGCTCAAGTTTCGTCAACAACTGCTCAAAGCCACCACCCAATCCCAGGCTCGTCGTACCCTGATGCAGTTGTCAGCCGCTTGTAACTGGGGCATCCAGCATAAGCTGGTGGCGAGTAACCCTTTCCAGGGTATGTATCTTGCTTTGGATCCAACCAAGCCCCTGCCGCCTGTGGCGTATTCCGTGGAGGAGCGCGATCGCATTATCGAAGCCTTTGAAGCTCATCAGGGCAAAGGCATTACGTATCAGCACTACGCTCCCTTTGTGAAATTCCTGTTTTGGACCGGTTGCCGCCCCTGCGAGGCTATTGGCTTGCGCTGGGGTAGTGTGGCGGAGGATTGCAGCAAAGTGCATTTCCACGAAAGCATTGTGGAAGTGTCAGGCAAGAAGGAACGCCGCGAAGAAACCAAAACCAGTGTCAGACGCTGGTTCACCTGCCCAGGGCGTTTGCAGCAACTATTGCAATCCATTAAGCCTGACGAATGCCTGCCAGAGGATTTGGTGTTTCGTGCCCCCAAAGGTGGCATCATCAGCGAGAAAAACTTCCACCAACGAGCCTGGTCAACCGTGACGACTGCATTGGGATTGAACGAAAAGGATGGGGCTACGATGACCCCTTACAACTGCCGAGATACGTTCATTACTCTTCAGGCTTTAGCGGGTCATTCGTCTACCACCATTGCCCGGTGGGTTGGCAATTCTTCAAAGGTGATTGAAGAACGCTATTTAGACCGGCTGAAGATGGATAAACTGCGGCCTACTGATGTTTAG